The following DNA comes from Papaver somniferum cultivar HN1 chromosome 4, ASM357369v1, whole genome shotgun sequence.
acaactaaATGTGGTTGCAAACGTAACAAACGAATACAAGAGTAGGTATGCCTACGCTTTATAATGCAACATACAGTCTGGAGGTCCATAATTCATGAAAGACATGCACGAATGATTCCCGAAGAAGAGAACAAAAGGGAATTTCCAAGTTAACGATTCCTATGTAAATCTATTTTAGGAATGGAATGACAGATATCCACATCACATCCGACACACGCACGACTACCACTCCTCCTATGTTCTTGAGAAAAAGATATTCTTATATTCATTCTATATAATGTTTTTTTCAGATATTATTTGtagtttttttattaataaaggaTTTACGGGGAATGTAGTACTATAGTACTATACAGTTGATGATGATAAGAGTCCGCCGTATCCGGGATTCCGAACATGTGATTTACTTAATTCACTTGATCACCATGTGATGTATCATTAAAGCGACACGTATAGTTACATAATTGCTTCATTTAATGGAAGATGGAGATCAATCAATTAAGTCCCATCTCATCATTTCTATCGAGTATCATTTAAATCCCTTGTCGAAAACATAATATTGATATATTCAGACTTTATGGCTAGGACTTTATGGAAATGAATTCTGCAAATATCTAACAACATCATATCTTTATAGGCCGAACACGAAAAAGAAATGAACTGCAGCTTTCACCAGGTTAAGCAGACGTGAGACTGAGACAAATGGGTACGGTATTATAAATTTGGCTTAAACGGGACTGTATGAGTCTGGGAGTCACTAGTTTGTGAGAAGCCAAAACATCTTGAAAATTAATTCGTTTTGTGAACCTGGCGCTGGCAGGGAGTTTGCATGATGCTATAGCGGTTGCTTAAATCTCACTCCCATACAGGTCCAACTTAAGTCCAAAACACCATGTTACCATACATGTAATCCTGCAAAAAATGTGAAGTCCGAAATAGATATTGGGAAGGAAAAAATGTCGTCAGAGATGAAGGAGATAATTATTTTCGTATGAGtggtattctttttttttttttccaactatTGAAGTTTTCGTTTAATATTTCAATATTTTGGCACAAAATAAAAAGGAGCAACGTTAACTACCATCGTAAAAAGAAATACTAGAATGACACTATATTTTATtcaaaaaattggttaaaaagaccaaaatcaacaattcctggatgaaaaagacatgtaaaatttgatactgtttaaatggataagaatgtaaaaatagtgaggatataaacagtttcatcctacccattttgaaatattttttcttatttttaatttacatcaggacgcatcaagtttcatcctcgctcttttttaagtttaagctaggatgaaaccagtttcattcttgctattttttggtgtccatttcatccatactaacttttactcgtctatttgaaccatgttttaattttttttttggacaaatgacatattttccatattttatttAATCGGCAAACTTGGAAGATATATCAAGTGTTTACTAGAAGTAAACAAGAAAACGCTCAGAGAGCTTACAAACCCAGCAGAATGCCCAAAAGCATTGCTGAAAATCCTTATATCTTCATCTTTATGTTGAGAGTTGCATGTCTTCCTAATCAGTCGAAAATCGAAATACCCGTACAACCGAGCCCTTAGATAATCCTGGAGTTCATGAGACCAAAAGGTTTGTACATATTACGTACCATTAATAAACTAAGCTTAGTTGGTAGACCATTTAATGTCACATGGAGTATTCTTAGTAACTCTACGGCCTAAACTACGTGACAAATGGTTGGTTATATAGTTCTTGAATGATTATTTTTTTATCAGTTGAGattattttttaatttcatttaaaataaaaaagatcTTTATCAATCTTCTGAAGTTTTAATTTTGTTGCAACCGTCCAAAACCCCACGCAATTAATGCGCTACGAATTATTTTTACAaatcaattgattttgagttggtgaCTGCGATATATATGTcccatttagggttttgaatggcTTTAATTATACTTAACCTTGGGTCGTATACCAGGGGATTTATTCAGGAACAAGTATCATTTCTAAGCAAAAGAACCACGGAATATGGTCCTGCATTTCTATAGAGTTAGGTTTATAATCAAACAGGCCGCTATTTTCATCATAAATTTTGTAGAATACAAAAGGAAGGATTCATTAAAATCTTGTTATCATCTTCCTTACAAGTTTATTAAAAAGAACTCTATGGATCCTCAAATATTTTCTCATTATTACAACGAACAAAAAATAGAACTCCTACAACTAGGTTTACAGTTTCCAAGCTCCTCATAACTAGACTTCTCAAATTTAAACGAAGCTACTACTTTTGTAGAGTGAAAGAGAGACTTAAACTGGCTAAGCTAACTAGCTTGTCGAGAACAAAACGAAAAAATTATACAGAATACGGAAAAAGATACGTTAATATTTATGCTTTTTCTAGAATGGACACGGGTTGGACTGAAGAAGGTAGAATCAAATGAAGCACGTACAGATGATGAGACTGATTATTTTTTAGTAGTTGAGTCATTTTCTAGTATCCGTGTGAGACAACAAAATGGCATCAATGGCTTCTTTTACTTGAGAAACTTCAGGTGCTTTACCACCTTGTGCTGGCCAGAACTCATCTGTTGCTAATACCTAATCAATTattcaaaaaaagaaataaattagTTCAATATATTATTTAACTTTTATTAATCAATATTTAATTAAGTTGCATGAATTAATGTAATTAATTATCATTAATTATTCTCACCTTTACTTGTAGTTGCAGAAACTTGACATAGCTAATGGCTTTCTCCAACATTGTAACCAAATCAACCTTGGTCCCGTTGGGTACGAGGTCTTGTAATACCTTTAACCTCTCACTGATTCGCTCTCTTCGATTCTGAAGTACAATGAATACAGAAAAACAAATTTAGTATTCTTTCACCAAGATCTGTATCAATATATATCTGTTTTTATATATATGACAAGAATTTTTAATAAGAAGAATTTTTAATAAAACATCATAGGCTATATTTCCAACCTTAGCGGCAAGACTTTGCGGGTCCTTGGCCGGAGCAGGTGACTTTGCTTTAGTTTTTTTTGCTGCTCCAGTACAGAGCTTCTTGCTTGGTTGCGTTTCACCATCCTGTAACAATATACATAATGGAAGTTAGAAAAAGTTGCATCTGAAGTTGTATCCATTTTGCATGTTCATCCGATGAAATATTTGAATTTGAGATTATAAATGGATAAAATTTGATGATGAATTACGAACTAATTAAGTACGTACCAACTGATGATGAGGACGTTTAAGAAAGTTTTGCTCAGATGAACATCCAGCTTCTTGAACACCACTGTCGTCAGAACCGCTGGCACCAGCGTATAACCAACTAAACCGCTCCTCCCCTTGATTACTATCCTTACTGACAGATTTGTTAAAAGATGAGCTAAAAGTATTTGCAGATTCAAAAGAATTACGTTCTTCGGATAATCGGTTACTTTCTAATAACCCAGCAGTATTTTTTGAAGGATTCCAATGATGAGGATAGTTCGGGTCGACATGCATGACTCTACCTTCCCAATTAGGGTATTCATGATCATCTTCCCCATGAACCCTCATCATGTAACGATTATGGGAACCTGCATTACTGAAACTTAGTAATGATGATGATGCCTGATGATAATTAGCAGCACTAGAACTTGACTGCCAATTATCAAAACCATCTTTGAAGTTGATTGGAGAATCATCTTCTTGCGAAGAACTCATCTCTTCATCACCGTTCGTTTGGCGATCGGTAAGAGAAGGAAGCCGGTTCATCGGGTAGTAATTCTTGTACTTTCCATCACCATGACCACCTGTTTTTTCAGATGAACCGTGTTCGCTATCTTCGTCATCAAGAATCATCATCTTTGTATAATTCTCAAAGCCTAATAATGAAGGATCTGAAACAGGTGAAGTGTTTCCTCCAACACTGCACATGTTTCCATACATATGCATAAAGTTCATTGATGAGGAGTCTGGTCCTGCAATAATTCTCTCTTTTGCAAGCGCCATTCCTGAGAAACAGTAACTAGTACTAGAGCTAGCTAGTTACACTGATAAAAGGTGGAATGAAAAACAAAATGACAAGCAGAATCGAGTGAAGAACGCAAAAATTATATCTTAGTAGTGATGGTGGGAGCTAGAAAAGTTCTGCAGTAGACACACAACTTTGCTGTTATTGTAAAAAGAGAAATCAAActcacatatatatatacacatagaaCATGTAGAGAAGATGAGTTGGTTAATGACTTTAGCAAGAGGAATTCCATTAATAATTAATTAAGCGAAAATTAATAATATTAATTTGCATATATGTTTGAGAGAGAAAAAGATGGAATTAAAATCACCATTAATATTAAGAGTATATGAAAACCAGTAAAATACAGTATAGACATTGTCACAATTAATATTTTTTGGGGATTGTTAGCTGGCAGAAAGAAAATGAATGAAAACTTAGAGAGaattcaagaagaagaagcagagagAGCAAAGAACCAAAATCATCGCCGGGTCTATCGGGCGATGCACGTCTTTAGATTCCTCTTGCTCGTAGTGTTAAGTCTCTtactctctctgtctctctctctcGCCGTAAGAGATAGAAGAACCTGGACCATTTAAGTCGACCATAATAACTAGCTAACTAACCACTCGCACCTTCTTCATCACTTCCTTAATTTACTTTCTCGATCACTtccaaaatcttcttcacgtGGCTCCATACCATATATACTCTAATGTTATTTTATACATATGATTGTGAATCTGTGATTGTTCTGTTACTAACTTAATATTGATCATCCTTGAGAGAAAAAACCATCATGATTCATGACTGCGGTTCTTGGATCACTATGTATCAAGAACTTAACAATGACTACACATCTAATTGCGTGTCCTGGATAATGTATATTTTCTCCTTTTGTTTTAGTTCGTGGAGGTATCAATACCATAAGAAGGCTGGATAAAATATCCCAGGATAAACATCCTAGCTTTaagaaatgaaaaatcataaccGGCTTTTCACCGGGTGGATTCAAAtgactaaattaatttttggCCGACTGGTTTGTTGGACTTAGCCGATCTACTTAACAACATCAATATACTAGCGTCAAGGACTCAAGGTATAGAAACAGGTTAGTAGTATCACAAAAGTTCAAAGCTGTCTCGCCGTATAGGTTGTGGGCTTCACAGAACCACGCTATACATTTTGATATGCACATTCTTTTACTGCAATCAGAAAATCTAAGGATACATTTGTGTATTCGGACATCACAGGCATGGACATCTAAAAGTGCATACTTTAATGCATAGTACGGTCATCTTTACCAACGATAAACTATTCAATTCGTGTCTTAAGAACTCAAGGACTCCGGATATTGGTACTTGAGACTTGTGAGTTTGATTAGCTATATAAAAAGATAAAAACCATAATGTGAAACTCTACGTCTACCAAATCAAACAGTCAGGCCTAGCTAGCTAAGATTCAACTAAGTTCAATAAGAAATTAAGAACTCAATGTAGCTATGCCAAGCTAGCTTATCTACAGAGAAGTCGACTTCAATGCTTTATTAGTCCACGGTTCATGACCAGgtaacaaaaaataaaacttgAATTACAATCTGGGGATTAGAAGATGAGGTAATTGGGACATTACCTTCCAGAAAACAAGCCCACTCAACGCCAACATATTCTCCTGCCATTGGCCGGCTAGCCCACAACCTCTactgaaaaaaattaaaattgagcAAATAACGTAGTATGAAGCAGCATAACACCGGTAAAAAAAATCTCGCATGAAAACTCTTTGGGTCATGTCCTTAAATTGGTTGAGAAAATCACGTCCCAGTGACGCTTAGTTTTCACAACTAATGATAAGAAAGTGAGATTTTTCTCATTGGGTCTATCATTTTCTTCTATCCTGCTGACCCAGAATTTTACTCCGAGTTGAACCATTACAGGTGATCATCAGGTGATCCAACAGCAGTTGTTACATGGGCTTACATCGTACACTAAAATGAGCTAtaatttggttcataatttgAGCAGCAGCCTATATTCTATATTTTATGAACCCTCATTTGGGGCATATATGGAAATTTCGGGGCATACAGCCTTATTATGTCATCCAATACAAGATGATAAGGGGTGTTTTAGTGATGCTTAAGTTACTATAATACCCTTATATAGTTTAAATTACATTATTACCCTTCCACTAAATTAATTTCTAATTCTAAAATCCTTCCACTAATTAACTACACTCCCACTAATTAACCGTTACCCACTAATTAACCGTTACTTagtaaaataaattaattaaacttttaaaaatcaaaaccctttctctctctcttcttctcctcttcttctccaaCAACAGCTACGAAATTCTCAAAATTCGATTTTTCGATTAAGCTCTCGATTAAACCCATATAGAGAACCTCGTTATAAGCGATGTGTTAGAGGTAAGACGCCGAATCCTAGTTTTGTTTTTTTAGCATCTCAATCTAGGGTTATTGgaaaagatggagatgaagaggatAGTGGATTAATTGGTGTTGGAGAGCGAGAAATAGACACTGATTCCATAAAATTGCACATAGAAAGGTATTTCCCCACAAACCCATTGCTTGTTTTTTTTAGTATTTCACTGATTTCATGACATGTAATCGATGATTCCTTGCGATTTTGGTAGCTACAAAGTAGTGTTTGGATGACATTCATCAGccgaacttttttttttctacagacaaagaacagttcggctgaaaaACATGTTGTGTTTTGAatatcgaatcagccgaacctacatGTTCTCCATCAGTAGTCTTCACTATCGTTTGGGGTTAGGTTCGGCTCATTCGCAATATTATTTGAAAGTCGGTCTTTGAAGTTCGGCTCATTAGCACATCCTCTTTAAGCCGAACCATGGAATTTATTTGGTGCGAAAATAATTCTGTGACAGTTCGTCTTATAAAGAATTCAATCGTACAAACCGAATTGTTCTTATTTATCAAGGTTCGGCATATAAATTATCTGCCGAACCTAACTCTACTAcatacaaaaatcaaaacttttggtGAATTCAAGCTACAAAACGGATATTAAACAACGTCTACAACCATAATTATGTATTATTAGCATTGGGTTCCTTATCCATGTACTCATCTTCGGGATTTGGCTccaaaaaggttttttttttctacttcttcctcctcctcctcctcctcctcctcttctaaaataac
Coding sequences within:
- the LOC113273873 gene encoding transcription factor bHLH83-like, whose protein sequence is MALAKERIIAGPDSSSMNFMHMYGNMCSVGGNTSPVSDPSLLGFENYTKMMILDDEDSEHGSSEKTGGHGDGKYKNYYPMNRLPSLTDRQTNGDEEMSSSQEDDSPINFKDGFDNWQSSSSAANYHQASSSLLSFSNAGSHNRYMMRVHGEDDHEYPNWEGRVMHVDPNYPHHWNPSKNTAGLLESNRLSEERNSFESANTFSSSFNKSVSKDSNQGEERFSWLYAGASGSDDSGVQEAGCSSEQNFLKRPHHQLDGETQPSKKLCTGAAKKTKAKSPAPAKDPQSLAAKNRRERISERLKVLQDLVPNGTKVDLVTMLEKAISYVKFLQLQVKVLATDEFWPAQGGKAPEVSQVKEAIDAILLSHTDTRK